The following coding sequences lie in one Desmodus rotundus isolate HL8 chromosome 1, HLdesRot8A.1, whole genome shotgun sequence genomic window:
- the NDUFAB1 gene encoding acyl carrier protein, mitochondrial: protein MAARVLCSCVRRLPAALGSLPWVPTLAAARPLSIWLCPAGTQTRPGVPALALVQVPGRVTQLCRPYSDMPPLTIEGIKDRVLYVLKLYDKIDPEKLSVNSHFMKDLGLDSLDQVEIIMAMEDEFGFEIPDIDAEKLMCPQEIVDYIADKKDVYE from the exons ATGGCCGCTCGTGTCCTTTGCTCCTGTGTCCGCCGACTGCCCGCGGCCTTGGGGTCGCTGCCCTGGGTTCCCACGCTGGCCGCCGCCCGACCGCTCAGCATCTGGCTCTGCCCCGCGGGGACCCAGACCAGGCCCGGGGTTCCTGCCCTGGCGCTCGTGCAG GTACCAGGCAGAGTTACACAGCTGTGCCGGCCATATAGTGACATGCCCCCTCTGACGATAGAGGGCATCAAGGACCGTGTTCTTTACGTCTTGAAACTGTATGACAAGATTGACCCAGAGAAG CTCTCAGTAAATTCCCATTTTATGAAAGACCTGGGCTTAGACAGTTTGGACCAAGTGGAGATTATCATGGCTATGGAGGACGAATTTG GATTTGAGATTCCTGATATAGATGCAGAGAAGCTGATGTGTCCACAAGAAATTGTAGATTATATTGCAGATAAGAAGGATGTGTATGAATAA
- the UBFD1 gene encoding ubiquitin domain-containing protein UBFD1 isoform X1 encodes MAAAGAPDGMEEAGIDTEAETVAAEAPARPLNCVEAEAAAGVGAAAEDACAARSSLQPAPAQPPGDPAAQASVSNGEDAGGGGAERELVDLKIIWNKTKHDVKFPLDSTGSELKQKIHSITGLPPAMQKVMYKGLVPEDKTLREIKVASGAKIMVVGSTINDVLAVNTPKDSAQQDAKAEENKKEPLCRQKQHRKVLDKGKPEDVMPSVKGAQERLPTVPLSGMYNKSGGKVRLTFKLEQDQLWIGTKERTEKLPMGSIKNVVSEPIEGHEDYHMMAFQLGPTEASYYWVYWVPTQYVDAIKDTVLGKWQYF; translated from the exons ATGGCGGCGGCCGGGGCCCCGGATG GCATGGAGGAGGCTGGCATTGACACGGAGGCCGAGACCGTGGCGGCCGAGGCGCCCGCGCGGCCTCTCAACTGCGTGGAGGCCGAAGCCGCAGCGGGCGTGGGGGCGGCGGCCGAGGACGCTTGTGCTGCGCGAAGCAGCCTGCAGCCGGCCCCGGCCCAGCCTCCTGGGGACCCCGCGGCCCAGGCCTCGGTCAGCAATGGCGAGGacgcgggcggcggcggcgcggaAAGGGAGTTGGTGGACCTGAAGATCATCTGGAACAAGACTAAGCACGACGTGAAATTTCCTCTGGACAGTACAGGCTCCGAGCTGAAACAGAAGATTCACTCAATTACAG GTCTCCCGCCAGCCATGCAGAAAGTCATGTATAAGGGACTCGTCCCTGAAGATAAGACGTTGAGGGAAATAAAGGTGGCCAGCGGAGCCAAGATCATGGTGGTTGGCTCCACGATAAATGATGTTTTAGCAGTAAACACGCCCAAAGATTCTGCACAACAGGATGCCAAGGCTGAAGAGAACAAGAAGGAGCCACTGTGCAGGCAGAAA CAACACAGGAAAGTGTTGGATAAAGGAAAACCTGAAGATGTCATGCCATCTGTTAAGGGGGCCCAG GAGCGCCTGCCTACGGTCCCCTTGTCTGGCATGTACAATAAGTCTGGAGGAAAAGTGAGACTTACCTTTAAGCTAGAACAAGACCAACTGTGGATCGGCACTAAAG AGCGGACTGAGAAATTACCCATGGGCTCCATTAAAAATGTGGTCAGTGAACCCATTGAAGGACATGAAGACTACCACATGATG GCATTTCAGTTGGGCCCCACGGAAGCCTCTTACTACTGGGTGTACTGGGTTCCAACTCAATATGTGGATGCAATCAAAGACACTGTGCTGGGGAAGTGGCAGTATTTTTGA
- the UBFD1 gene encoding ubiquitin domain-containing protein UBFD1 isoform X2: MAAAGAPDGMEEAGIDTEAETVAAEAPARPLNCVEAEAAAGVGAAAEDACAARSSLQPAPAQPPGDPAAQASVSNGEDAGGGGAERELVDLKIIWNKTKHDVKFPLDSTGSELKQKIHSITGLPPAMQKVMYKGLVPEDKTLREIKVASGAKIMVVGSTINDVLAVNTPKDSAQQDAKAEENKKEPLCRQKQHRKVLDKGKPEDVMPSVKGAQERLPTVPLSGMYNKSGGKVRLTFKLEQDQLWIGTKERTEKLPMGSIKNVVSEPIEGHEDYHMMAQHRSSCSGSVPDVPCPFLHTLLLLPALAKP, encoded by the exons ATGGCGGCGGCCGGGGCCCCGGATG GCATGGAGGAGGCTGGCATTGACACGGAGGCCGAGACCGTGGCGGCCGAGGCGCCCGCGCGGCCTCTCAACTGCGTGGAGGCCGAAGCCGCAGCGGGCGTGGGGGCGGCGGCCGAGGACGCTTGTGCTGCGCGAAGCAGCCTGCAGCCGGCCCCGGCCCAGCCTCCTGGGGACCCCGCGGCCCAGGCCTCGGTCAGCAATGGCGAGGacgcgggcggcggcggcgcggaAAGGGAGTTGGTGGACCTGAAGATCATCTGGAACAAGACTAAGCACGACGTGAAATTTCCTCTGGACAGTACAGGCTCCGAGCTGAAACAGAAGATTCACTCAATTACAG GTCTCCCGCCAGCCATGCAGAAAGTCATGTATAAGGGACTCGTCCCTGAAGATAAGACGTTGAGGGAAATAAAGGTGGCCAGCGGAGCCAAGATCATGGTGGTTGGCTCCACGATAAATGATGTTTTAGCAGTAAACACGCCCAAAGATTCTGCACAACAGGATGCCAAGGCTGAAGAGAACAAGAAGGAGCCACTGTGCAGGCAGAAA CAACACAGGAAAGTGTTGGATAAAGGAAAACCTGAAGATGTCATGCCATCTGTTAAGGGGGCCCAG GAGCGCCTGCCTACGGTCCCCTTGTCTGGCATGTACAATAAGTCTGGAGGAAAAGTGAGACTTACCTTTAAGCTAGAACAAGACCAACTGTGGATCGGCACTAAAG AGCGGACTGAGAAATTACCCATGGGCTCCATTAAAAATGTGGTCAGTGAACCCATTGAAGGACATGAAGACTACCACATGATG GCACAGCACCGCAGTTCATGCTCTGGCAGTGTTCCAGATGTGCCGTGCCCATTTCTGCACACGCTGCTCCTCCTGCCCGCCCTGGCCAAGCCTTAG